ATTATCGTAGAATGTTAGTATATTTTGTTTGGTATGGGGGATAATGTCATGATAGTGCGGGGGGATCAAATTCGAGCTTTAAGAGAGGAAAGGGGTTATACATTACAAGACCTGGCACGTCGGGCAAAACTTTCCTTATCTTATTTGAGCGAAATAGAGAGGGGGTCTAAAAGGCCCTCATTAAAAACCATTGAAAAATTGGCCGCAGCCCTGAACGTTTCTAAGACACAGTTGGTGGAAGGGGAAATAACCGATACCGGACTTGGCCTCGGCGAAAAAATCAGGATTATTCGCAACGAGAGAGGGATGTCTTTACAAGAGCTGGCGGACAAAATAGGAATATCCCTCTCCTATCTGAGCGAAATTGAAAGAGGTACTGTTTATCCCGCACTGAACACCCTCAAGCGGATTGCCGAGGGGTTGGGTGTTCCTGCCACCGCATTAATGGGCCACGAGGGTTCGTTGGGTTATAAATTAAAACACCTAAGAGAAGAATATGGTTTGACCCAGGCCCAGCTGGCCAACCTGGCGGGTGTCACGGCAGGTCTGATTGGGCAGATTGAGCAGGGGAAGGTACAACCCTCCTTAAAAACCTTAGAGAAGTTATCTGAAGTTATGGGTGTTTCGCCATGC
This sequence is a window from Desulforamulus hydrothermalis Lam5 = DSM 18033. Protein-coding genes within it:
- a CDS encoding helix-turn-helix domain-containing protein, which codes for MIVRGDQIRALREERGYTLQDLARRAKLSLSYLSEIERGSKRPSLKTIEKLAAALNVSKTQLVEGEITDTGLGLGEKIRIIRNERGMSLQELADKIGISLSYLSEIERGTVYPALNTLKRIAEGLGVPATALMGHEGSLGYKLKHLREEYGLTQAQLANLAGVTAGLIGQIEQGKVQPSLKTLEKLSEVMGVSPCYFIMEPGAVDQMVSLMNPELRELLIHPNVQAVLGLVCNLNEKELQFILNFIQLFKRSELN